In Hippoglossus stenolepis isolate QCI-W04-F060 chromosome 21, HSTE1.2, whole genome shotgun sequence, one DNA window encodes the following:
- the paqr4b gene encoding progestin and adipoQ receptor family member 4, translated as MGLYKGPRLLDFAKTPLYLQFNKYVLTGYRPVSSAQECLRSLFYMHNELGNIYTHGIPFFLFLVLMPFSIPWMEVDNIWICLVHYLACLCPTVGSLVYHVFMNHVGGEHVYDTLLSLDMFGVCLVNTLGALPIIYITLLCYPIIQQAALLTYILLSAYGIYCATTARTNVLRLQAFIWQALFRFSLFLFRVYGSGVGSPNSLRLFVIMDSLAVLGGLVNIIQIPERFSPGLFDNWGNSHQIMHVMVVCSIIYLHWGTLEDLAWIKTYQCPNEG; from the exons ATGGGGCTTTACAAAGGGCCGCGGCTGTTGGACTTTGCAAAGACCCCTCTGTACCTCCAGTTCAACAAATATGTCCTGACGGGCTACCGGCCGGTGTCCTCGGCTCAGGAGTGCCTCAGGAGTCTCTTCTACATGCACAACGAGCTGGGAAACATCTACACCCATG GAAtcccctttttcctcttcttggTGCTAATGCCTTTCAGCATCCCCTGGATGGAGGTGGACAACATCTGGATCTGCCTGGTGCACTACCTGGCCTGTCTCTGCCCCACCGTGGGCTCATTGGTCTATCATGTGTTCATGAACCACGTGGGGGGAGAACACGTGTACGACACCCTGCTGTCCCTGGACATGTTCGGGGTCTGCCTGGTGAACACCCTCG GAGCACTTCCCATCATTTACATCACCCTCCTGTGCTACCCCATCATACAACAGGCTGCCCTGCTGACCTACATCCTCCTGTCGGCCTATGGTATCTACTGTGCCACCACGGCCCGCACCAACGTCCTGCGCCTGCAAGCTTTCATCTGGCAGGCTCTGTTCCGCTTCAGCCTCTTCCTGTTCCGAGTGTACGGCAGCGGGGTGGGCAGCCCCAACTCCCTGCGCCTCTTTGTCATCATGGACTCGCTGGCTGTGCTGGGAGGGCTGGTCAACATCATCCAGATCCCCGAGCGCTTCAGCCCGGGCCTGTTCGACAACTGGGGCAACAGCCACCAGATAATGCATGTCATGGTTGTTTGCTCCATCATCTACCTGCACTGGGGCACCCTGGAGGATTTAGCCTGGATTAAGACCTACCAGTGCCCGaatgagggttag